In Phycisphaeraceae bacterium, one DNA window encodes the following:
- the ppk2 gene encoding polyphosphate kinase 2 — protein MKAREFERELKKLQVELCFLQDWVKATGERIIVIFEGRDAAGKGGIIRRIMERVSPRCFRLVALPAPSDREKSQLYLQRYMQHFPAAGEIVIFDRSWYNRAGVEVVMGFCSKQESERFLTLCPIVERYFKSAGIRVIKYWLEVSNKEQKRRFEARIEDPLRQWKLSAMDLPSRRRWYDYSRARDRMLEATDTDENPWHIVPSDDKKRACLNCIAHLLSVIPYTRIKRKKVDLPDRSTKGAYDDQASLKGRRFIPSKY, from the coding sequence ATGAAGGCACGCGAGTTCGAACGCGAGCTCAAGAAGCTCCAGGTGGAACTCTGCTTCCTGCAGGACTGGGTCAAGGCCACCGGTGAGCGCATCATTGTGATCTTCGAAGGCCGAGACGCCGCAGGCAAGGGCGGCATCATCCGACGAATCATGGAGCGCGTGAGCCCGCGCTGCTTCAGGCTGGTCGCACTCCCGGCGCCAAGTGACCGCGAGAAGTCGCAGCTCTATCTGCAGCGCTACATGCAGCACTTTCCAGCCGCCGGGGAGATCGTGATCTTCGACCGGAGCTGGTACAACCGCGCCGGCGTTGAAGTGGTCATGGGCTTCTGCAGCAAGCAGGAGAGCGAGCGGTTCCTCACGCTCTGTCCCATCGTCGAGAGGTACTTCAAGAGCGCCGGGATCAGGGTCATCAAGTACTGGCTCGAGGTGAGCAACAAGGAGCAGAAGCGACGATTCGAGGCGCGCATCGAGGATCCGCTCCGCCAGTGGAAACTGAGCGCCATGGATCTTCCTTCGCGCCGCCGCTGGTACGACTATTCGAGGGCGCGGGACCGGATGCTTGAGGCGACCGACACCGACGAGAACCCGTGGCACATCGTGCCCTCCGATGACAAGAAGCGCGCCTGCCTGAACTGCATCGCTCATCTTCTGAGCGTCATTCCGTACACGCGGATCAAGCGCAAGAAGGTCGATCTGCCCGACCGCTCCACCAAGGGCGCGTATGACGATCAGGCCTCGTTGAAGGGCCGACGGTTCATTCCTTCAAAGTACTGA
- a CDS encoding TolC family protein, giving the protein MGRTAVTRSTVLAVATLFAGGCMIGPEYATPETKVNAEWLERTGEGTGVLESQAHVEWWQVFNDPVLDALIEEAYRENLTLRTAGLRVLEARARRGIAVGRFFPQTQEAFGGIAGNQLSANVPGGEGDRWYGFNEVGFQAVWELDIWGKFRRGIEAADAEVLASLADYDQVLVSLVAEVAATYVALRSFEERVAIARSNADLQRATLELTTIRFDAGAVSELDVSTAKATLLNTEATIPVLENAIRETTLALCVLLGRAPSQLSEELTPPGGAPPRVPEAPPQIAIGVPADLLRRRPDVRAAERLAAAQSARIGAAETELLPRISIAGLTGFASSNYRGLRSPELGNIFDGNSFQGFIGLEINWPILNYGRIIGAVRAQDAVYEQAAAAYQDSVLRAAGEVEAGLSRFLRSRERTTMLAESVVAAKRSVELSLIQYRAGAVDFIRVNDAQTVQLQQEDLLVDARASIALGAIAAYRGMGGGWQIRGDSELVDPATIERMRQTVDWGDVLSPDWSRGSDLGFRRPRSDLEGAEVNPPREGATPESSPMPESAKGVNP; this is encoded by the coding sequence GTGGGACGAACCGCGGTCACGCGCAGCACCGTGCTGGCAGTGGCCACCCTCTTCGCCGGCGGCTGCATGATCGGTCCCGAGTACGCAACACCGGAGACGAAGGTCAATGCGGAGTGGCTTGAACGCACCGGCGAAGGAACGGGGGTGCTCGAGTCGCAGGCCCATGTCGAATGGTGGCAGGTCTTCAACGACCCCGTGCTCGATGCGCTCATCGAGGAGGCCTATCGCGAGAATCTCACGCTGCGCACCGCCGGCCTGCGCGTGCTGGAGGCTCGCGCAAGGCGAGGGATCGCGGTGGGTCGCTTCTTCCCGCAGACGCAGGAGGCGTTCGGGGGAATCGCCGGCAACCAGTTGAGTGCGAATGTTCCGGGCGGCGAAGGTGATCGCTGGTACGGTTTCAACGAGGTCGGCTTCCAGGCCGTGTGGGAGCTGGACATCTGGGGCAAGTTCCGTCGTGGCATCGAGGCGGCGGACGCCGAGGTTCTTGCCTCGCTGGCCGACTACGACCAGGTGCTGGTCAGCCTCGTCGCCGAGGTCGCCGCAACCTATGTCGCGCTGCGCTCCTTCGAGGAGCGGGTGGCCATCGCCCGCTCCAACGCCGACCTCCAGCGGGCCACGCTCGAGCTCACCACAATCCGTTTCGACGCCGGCGCCGTCTCTGAACTCGATGTGTCGACCGCGAAGGCGACCCTTCTCAACACCGAGGCCACGATCCCGGTGCTCGAGAACGCCATCCGCGAGACGACGCTTGCCCTGTGCGTCCTGCTTGGTCGAGCGCCGAGCCAGTTGAGCGAGGAGCTCACGCCCCCCGGTGGTGCGCCCCCCAGGGTTCCTGAGGCACCCCCGCAGATCGCCATCGGTGTTCCAGCCGATCTCCTGCGCCGCCGCCCCGATGTTCGAGCCGCGGAGCGCCTCGCCGCCGCCCAGAGCGCTCGCATCGGAGCCGCCGAGACCGAGCTCCTGCCGCGCATCTCGATCGCCGGTCTGACCGGCTTTGCCAGCAGCAACTACCGCGGACTCCGTTCACCCGAACTCGGAAACATCTTCGACGGCAACTCCTTCCAGGGGTTCATCGGTCTCGAAATCAACTGGCCCATCCTGAACTACGGCCGCATCATCGGCGCCGTCCGGGCGCAGGACGCCGTGTACGAACAGGCGGCCGCTGCGTACCAGGATTCTGTCCTGCGCGCTGCCGGCGAAGTGGAGGCGGGCCTCTCCCGGTTCCTCCGTTCGCGCGAGCGCACAACCATGCTTGCCGAGAGCGTGGTCGCCGCGAAGCGCAGTGTCGAACTCTCGCTCATCCAGTATCGAGCCGGTGCCGTTGACTTCATTCGGGTCAATGACGCCCAGACAGTCCAGCTTCAGCAGGAGGACCTGCTTGTTGACGCGCGCGCGAGCATTGCTCTCGGCGCGATCGCCGCCTATCGCGGCATGGGTGGAGGCTGGCAGATCCGCGGCGATTCGGAGCTGGTCGATCCCGCCACCATCGAGCGGATGCGACAGACCGTCGACTGGGGCGATGTCCTGAGTCCCGACTGGTCCCGCGGCTCCGATCTCGGCTTCCGGCGACCTCGCAGTGACCTCGAAGGCGCCGAGGTCAACCCGCCGCGCGAGGGCGCCACACCCGAGTCATCACCGATGCCGGAGTCCGCCAAGGGAGTGAACCCATGA
- a CDS encoding efflux RND transporter periplasmic adaptor subunit: MSRANRVTGPRLVIGPLAAAVIVLGSCERESEQNVYAPPPPPEVHVSAPIQKEVTKELRYTGQVIPKATVELRARVQGFLEQMNFREGQLVKEDDLLYVIDKRQYEAAVNRAAAQVEATKASLEGAINDAKLAEDLAAQNAGPRIDAIIKAARRDTIAAQLDADKAALASARLDLDFCEIRAPMGGRISKSNVDVGNLVGRDGPTLLATIVQDDPVYVNVDVSEADVLMVRQIISQSGERVEGLQPGEVAPGRWRDVYLTIPGHEQHRFDGHVNYVAPQLDQETGTLRVRGVFENPLNVLVPGIFVSMHFPISTYETLLVPDAALLSDQLGRYALVIDANDTVQQRRVTAGERRGSLREVSSGLQPTDRVIVLGVLKARPGSKVTPKMVEIKDGAAAS; encoded by the coding sequence TTGAGCCGAGCCAACAGGGTGACGGGGCCACGCCTCGTGATCGGACCTCTTGCGGCGGCGGTCATCGTCCTTGGCTCCTGTGAAAGGGAGTCGGAGCAGAATGTCTACGCGCCCCCTCCGCCACCCGAAGTGCATGTCTCCGCTCCGATCCAGAAAGAGGTGACCAAGGAGCTGCGGTACACGGGACAGGTCATTCCCAAGGCCACGGTCGAACTCCGGGCTCGCGTCCAGGGGTTCCTGGAGCAGATGAACTTCCGCGAAGGGCAGCTTGTGAAGGAAGACGACCTGCTCTATGTCATCGACAAGCGTCAATACGAGGCGGCCGTCAACCGGGCTGCAGCGCAGGTCGAGGCGACCAAGGCGTCGCTCGAGGGTGCCATCAATGACGCGAAGCTCGCCGAGGACCTCGCCGCGCAGAACGCCGGTCCGCGCATTGACGCGATCATCAAGGCGGCGCGGCGGGACACCATCGCCGCCCAGCTTGACGCCGACAAGGCGGCGCTGGCGAGCGCCCGGCTCGATCTCGACTTCTGCGAGATTCGAGCGCCGATGGGTGGCCGGATCAGCAAGAGCAATGTCGATGTCGGAAATCTGGTCGGCCGCGACGGCCCGACCCTGCTTGCGACCATCGTGCAGGACGATCCGGTCTATGTGAATGTGGATGTGAGCGAGGCGGATGTCCTGATGGTGCGGCAGATCATCTCGCAGTCAGGCGAACGGGTGGAGGGACTGCAACCCGGTGAGGTCGCGCCCGGCCGATGGCGCGATGTGTACCTCACCATCCCCGGACACGAGCAGCACCGCTTCGACGGCCATGTCAACTATGTCGCGCCGCAGCTCGATCAGGAGACCGGCACCCTTCGCGTGCGAGGAGTCTTCGAGAACCCCTTGAATGTGCTCGTCCCCGGCATCTTCGTTTCGATGCACTTTCCGATCTCCACCTACGAGACGCTCCTCGTCCCCGATGCGGCACTCCTTTCCGACCAGCTTGGACGCTACGCCCTCGTGATCGACGCGAACGACACGGTCCAGCAGCGCCGCGTGACGGCGGGCGAGCGTCGCGGGTCGCTGCGCGAAGTGTCCAGCGGCCTTCAGCCGACGGACCGCGTCATCGTCCTCGGCGTGCTGAAGGCGCGCCCGGGCAGCAAGGTCACCCCGAAGATGGTCGAGATCAAGGACGGCGCAGCAGCGTCATGA